The Halomonas elongata DSM 2581 DNA segment ACGTTCTGCTGGGCGTCATCGAATCCGATGGCGGTACGCTGCCCCGTGCTGTCGGTCATCTGCAGCCGACCGAGGGTTTCGCCGTAGAAGGTCATCTTCAGCGACTCGAACAGGGTATCGGCATCGTGCGGCGTCAGGGTGAAGGTTTCGGCGGTTCCCTGTTGCGAGCGAGTCACCTCGTAGCTCTCGGTCAGCTCGTCGGTGCTGCCGGACAACAGCAGCGCCGGCGTATGGGTCACGCGCTCGTCGAGGGCCTGGATCGTGGCCTGCTGCAGATCGGGATCGTAGAGGGTGACCTCGTCACCATTCGACACCACGATCTGCTCATAGGGGGCATCCACTTCCCAGCGGAAGCGACCCGGACGCGCCAGCCACATGCGGCCGCTCGCTTCCTGGAGCCGCTGACCGCTGCTGTCGAGAATCTCCTGGTCGAAATCGGCCACATAGGTCTTGACCGGCTCGAGCAGGTGCGTCAGCCGTTCGGCGGCCTCGTCGGCCATCGCCGTGAGCGGCGTCAGGGCCAGCAAGGTGCAGGCGGCGGCGAGGCTCTTTTTTACTGTCATGTCGTCATCTCCCTGAAGGGGTCCGGGGTGGCATCCTGTCTCGTTCGGACCCCGGTGATTCGGGCGAGTTGCGCACCCGCCCGAACTTGCATGGTGGTTGCACGATAGCCTTCAGTCACCCACGGGCGGCGGCGCCAGCACCTCGCGGGCGCCGTTGGTGCCCATGGTCGAGACCACGCCGGCCGATTCCATGGATTCGACCAGCCGCGCGGCGCGGTTGTAGCCGATCTTGAAACGCCGCTGCACCGCCGAGATCGAGGCCCGCCGGCTCTCGGTGACGAACTGCACCGCCTCGTCGTAGAGGGCATCCTGCTCGGCGTCATCGCCATCGCCGCTACCTTCGGCCTCGAGACCGGCCAGGGCATCGGCGGACACACCGCCGGACAGTATCTCGTCGATGTACTCCGGCTCACCGCGTCGCTTCCAGTCCTCGACCACGCGATGCACCTCGTCGTCATCGACGAAGGCACCGTGCACCCGGCTGGGCATGCCGGCCCCGGCGGGCAAGTAGAGCATGTCACCGTGCCCCAGGAGGTTCTCGGCGCCCCCCTGGTCGAGGATGGTGCGCGAATCGACCCGGGACGAGACCTGGAAGGCCATGCGGGTGGGGATATTGGCCTTGATCAGACCGGTCACCACGTCCACCGACGGACGCTGGGTCGCCAGGATCAGGTGGATGCCGGCGGCCCTGGCCTTCTGAGCCAGGCGTGCGATCAGCTCTTCGACCTTCTTACCGACGATCATGAACATGTCGGCGAATTCGTCGATCACCACCACGATGTAGGGAAGCTTCTCGAGTACCGGCGGCGCCTGGTGCATTTCCCAGGGCTGCGGCTCCCAAAGCGGATCGGCGACCTGGGCGCCGGCACGCTCGGCTTCGTCGAGTTTGTCATTGAAACCGGCGATGTTGCGCACCCCCATGGCAGCCATCAGCTTGTAACGGCGCTCCATCTCGGCCACGCACCAGCGCAGGGCATTGGCGGCTTCCTTCATGTCGGTGACCACCGGCGCCAGCAAGTGCGGAATGCCGTCATAGACCGACAGCTCCAGCATCTTGGGGTCGACCATGATCATGCGGACCTCATCCGGCTGCGCCTTGAGCAGCATGGAGATCAACATGGCGTTGACCCCCACCGACTTGCCCGACCCGGTGGTCCCGGCCACCAGCAGGTGCGGCATCTTGCCGAGGTTGGCCACCACCGCTGCACCGCCGATGTCCTGCCCCAGGGCCACGGTCAGTGCCGAGGCCTCGTGCTGATAGCGATCGGAATCGATCACCTCGCGCAACCGAATCATGGCGCGGTGGGGGTTGGGAATCTCGATACCCACGGTAGGCCGCCCCGGGATCACCTCCACCACCCGGACGCTCTTGACCATCAGCGAACGCGCCAGGTCCTTGGCCAGGTTGCTGATCTTGGAAACCTTGACCCCGGCCGCCGGCTTGATCTCGAAGCGCGTGATCACCGGCCCCGGCCAGGTATCGACCACCTCGGCCTTGACGCCATACTCGCGCAGCCGCGTCTCGAGCAGCTCGGCCATCTCGGCCAGTTGCTCGTCGGTATAGTTGGGCTGATGCGGCTCCGGAGGCGTCAACAGGCGCAGGCTCGGCAGTTCACCGTCCGGCTCGGAGAATTCCTCGAAGGAAGGCCGCTGGTTCTGCAGATGCTCCACGGTCCACAGTGCGGGGCCCGTTGCGTCGGCAGCTTCTCGCGCCTGATCGGCCGTGGCGGTTCGCGGCGCTTCGTTCTCCTCGGCCTCCCCGTCCACATCGGCCGTCATGGGCGAACGCGCTTGTTCCGGCATCGACGGTGAAGGCGACGGGGAGGCGGTGGCTTCACCCGCCCCGGGAGCTTCGGCGGCAGCTTTATCGCCCTCACCCGCGGGCTCGGTGGGAGCCGCCGGCTTAGACGGGGCCGGCTCCCGGGGCGTCTCGACCGGACGCGACGCCGTATCATCGTGTGCGGACTCACGCTCGGGAGACGAGGCATCCGGGGCGCGCCGCAGGGAGGACGGAATCTGATCGTCATCCGGCAATATCGGCTCGGGAACGGTTTCCGGTTCCCGACGCGGCGTTTGCGATTCGCGCGGCGATGGAGCCTCGCTTGCCGGTGCGTCGGCTGTCCTGGCCGGTGCATCGGCTGACTCGGAAGCGCTCGAATCGTCTTCTCGGGCCGAGATCGACAACTCGGCAGAGGACGGCGCACTGGGCGACGATTCAGCAGGAGGCTGCTCGGCAGAAGACGGCGCGACGAAGGCCGAGGCTCGAGGAGCCGGGCTCTCGCTCGGCGCACGCTCGGCCTGTGTCGGCGTGGAGGCTTCCCTCGGCGACAACGAGATGGTCGGCTCCTTCGGCCCCTGGGAAGCCTGGGCGGTATAAGCTGCCTCAGGACGCTTGGCCGAAGGCGTGCGATCGGGAACCTCCCAGGGAATCTCGGTCTTGCCGTCGTCCCCGAAGCCGGGATCGCGACGGCCCGCACCCTCCAGCACCGGCGACTCGCCACTGTCGAATCCCGGCACCAGGCGTCGCCACCAGGCCCCGCGCAGCGGCCCGCTTTCGGTCTCGGTTTCGGCTTCCTTGGCCGTCACCTCATCGTTGTCGGATGACGACGCTCGACGGCTGCGCGACCGGCTCGGCTCGGACGAGGCCTCCTCGGCATCGGACTCTCCTTGATTCAGGGCAAAACGGCTCGCTGCCCAACGCCACACCAGCACGGCACGCTGCCCCAGCTCATCCATGATGGTCAGCCAGGACAGCCCCGTGAACAGCGGAACCCCGCACAGCATGGAGGCCAATGCCAGAAGCGACGTGCCGCCACTACCCAGCATGGGCAGCAAGGCCCCGACCAGCCCTTCGCCGAGGATTCCCCCTGCTGCATAGGGCAAGGGGCTGTCGGGACGATAGAAATGCAGGGCGCCCAGCGTCGTGGTGCCCAGCAGCAGCAGCACCAGCCCGCCACAGCGAACCGCCAGCAGGGTGGCATCCCACTCGAAGTCCACCTGCCGGGAGCGTATCAACCACCAGGCGGCAAATCCGAGCATGGCCGGCCACCACAGGGCACTGGCACCAAACAGTGAATACAGCACATCGGCGAGCCAGGCCCCGATGGCGCCCATCCAGTTGGCCACCTCGGTTTCCGGTCCGCTGCGCGACCACCCGGGATCACCGGCATTGAAACTGAACAGGGCCAGCAACAGAAACACGCAGGCCGCCAGCAACAGGATCACCACGCCCTCGCGCGCCGATCCCTGCAACCGCAGGCCGAAGCGCCTGGCCCTCTCCTTGGCATTCGCCGCACGACCGTGCGACGCGGACTTCTTATTGGCAGTCAAGCGGCCATCCCCTTGCGCCACATGGCGTCTTCCAGATTCCACAAAGGTCAATCATACCGAGCCTGGCCGCGCCGTCACAGGGGCTTCGATGCTTGAGTGGCGCCCTGGCGCCCGTCACACTGGCGCTCCCGACGCAAGGAAAGGTCTCTCATGCTTCCCTGGCTGCCCGAGCATCCCATCCACTTCCCCCCGGTCGACACCGCCCTGGACGATCCCGGCGGCCTGCTGGCGGCGGGCGGAAATCTGAGCCCTGCCTGGCTTCTCACCGCCTATCGACACGGCATCTTCCCCTGGTACAGCGAGGGGCAGCCGGTCCTCTGGTGGAGCCCGGATCCCCGCATGGTACTCTTGCCCGACGAGATCCGGGTCCGTCGCAGTCTCGCCAAGCGTCTGCGCAACGGTGGCTTCCAGGTCACCGCCGACACCGCCTTCGATGCCGTGGTCAGCGCCTGCGCGGCACCGCGTCGCGACCAGCCGGGAACCTGGATCACCGACGAAATGCGCGCCGCCTATGGTCGCCTTCACGAACTTGGTCCAGCGCATTCGGTGGAAGTCTGGCATGACGGCAGCCTCGTGGGAGGCCTCTACGGCATCGCGCTGGGACCGGTCTTCTTCGGCGAGTCGATGTTCTCGCGCGAGGCCGATGCCTCCAAGATCGCCCTGGTGGCGCTGGCCAGGGCCATGGCCCGCGAGGGCGGACGACTCATCGACTGCCAGATGCATACCGCCCACCTGGCAAGCCTGGGCGCCCGAGACATCGCCCGAGCCGAATTCATCGGCTATCTTGAACAGTGGCTGGGCGATATGCCGGAAGGCGAGCACATTCTAAAAGCGAATGCCATCGCCCCACCAACCTGGTCGTTCACACGGCTCGGCGAGGTAACATGACAGGGCCACGAACGAGAGGAGACGGCAGCCTTGAGCAGTAACACTCCCCGGCAGCCGATACGCGATCTGCGTTTTTTCCTGACGGTGCCGCACTCATGCAGCTATCTGGAGGGACGCGAGGCAACCACGCTGTTCCTCGACCCCCAGCAATCTCCGGGCGTCGGCGTCTATGACGCCCTGACACTGCTGGGATTCCGGCGTAGTGGCCACCATCTCTACCGCCCTCATTGCGAGGGATGCAGCGCCTGCGTCTCGGTACGCATTCCGGTGGACGACTTCACGCCGAGTCGCACCCAGCGCAAACTCATGCGTCGCAATGCCGACGTGAGCGAGCACGTGCGCCCCGCCGTCTTCGATGCCGAACACTACGCGCTCTATGCCCACTACATCCGCACGCGGCACAGCGACGGCGACATGTATCCGCCGAGTGAGGACCAGTACCGCACCTTCCTGACCCTGGACCAGGATTACGCCAAGTTGCTCGAGCTGCGACTCGGCGACCGCCTGCTCGCTGTCTCCGCCTTCGATCAGCTTGAACATGGCCTGTCGGCGATCTATACCTTCTTCGACCCGGCCAGCCAGTTCGAGCGCCGCTCACTCGGCACCTACGCGGTCCTCAGCCTGGTCGAGCGCGCCCGCTACCTGGGATTGCCCCACGTCTACTTGGGTTACTGGATCCAGCAATGCCGCAAGATGGCCTACAAGCAGAGTTTCCGCCCTCTGGAACGGCTCGACGGTCGACACTGGCGACGCCTGATCCTCGACTGAAACGCCCCATCTTTTGCCTTGGCGGGCGGCATGCGGCACAATATCGCGCTATCCTTATCGGCACAGCCGGCTTTCCGCCGTGTGCCGCTTTGTTGTTCGACATCACCAGCGAGGAATCGCCTATATGGCACGCGAAGACCATATCGAAATGGAAGGCGTCGTCGTCGATACCCTTCCCAACACCATGTTCCGGGTCGAACTCGAGAACGGCCACGTGGTGACCGCCCATATCTCGGGCAAGATGCGCAAGAACTACATCCGTATCCTGACCGGCGACAAGGTCAAGGTCGAGCTGACCCCCTATGACCTGTCCAAGGGGCGTATCGTCTACCGCTCCCGCTGAGCCCTCGAGGCGCCAAGAGGCGCCCTGCCACGAGCCCGGAACGAACGACGCCCCGTCCGGAGACAGGGCGTGGGTTCACGGGAACGGTTGACGCGCCGCCTCAGGGCGCGTCGGCCAACTCTGATTCCGAGGCCAGGTGCAGTTCGTCGTCCTCGACGCTGACATGCACCACACCGCCGTGCTCGGCCAGTTCCCCGAACAGGATCTGCTCAGCCAGCGGCTTCTTGAGCTTATCCTGGATCAGGCGAGCCATCGGACGCGCCCCCATATCCGGGTCGTAGCCGCGCACCGCCAGCCAGTCGCGAGCCGCCTCGTCCACTTCGAGCTGCACGCGCTTCTCGTCCAGCTGGGCCTGAAGCTCGACCAGGAACTTGTCCACCACGTTGCGCACCACCTCGGTGGGCAGCGAATGGAACTGGATGATCCCGTCCAGGCGGTTGCGGAATTCCGGCGTGAAGGTCTTGCGGATCTCTTCCATGGCATCGGTGGAATGGTCCTGCACCTGGAAACCGATGGAACGACGCGTGGTCAGTTCGACGCCGGCGTTGGAGGTCATGATCAGGATCACGTGACGGAAATCCGCCTCGCGCCCGTTGTTGTCGGTCAGCTTGCCGTGATCCATGACCTGCAGCAGCAGGTTGAAGACCTCAGGATGCGCCTTCTCGATCTCGTCGAGCAGCAGCACGCAATGCGGCTGCTTGGTGATCGCCTCGGTCAACAGACCGCCCTGGTCATAGCCGACATATCCCGGCGGCGCACCGATCAGTCGCGACACCGTGTGGCGCTCCATGTACTCGGACATGTCGAAGCGCACCAGATCGATGCCCATGATGTGCGCCAGCTGGCGCGCCACTTCGGTCTTGCCGACACCGGTCGGCCCGGCGAACAGGAAGCTGCCCACCGGCTTGTCCGGCGACTTGAGCCCGGCACGGGACAGCTTGATCGCCGCGGACAGGCTGTCGATGGCCTCGTCCTGGCCGAACACCAGCATCTTGAGATCGCGATCGAGGTTCTCGAGCAGCTTGCGATCCGAGCTGGACACGCTCTTCGGCGGAATCCGGGCAATGGAAGCCACCACCGCCTCGACCTGATCCACGTCGATGCAATCGACCCGCACTTCCGGCGGCAACAGGCGCTGATGCGCCCCCGCCTCGTCGATGACATCGATGGCCTTGTCCGGCAGGAAGCGATCATTGATGTAACGATCCGCCAGCCGTGCGGCCGTCTCGAGGGCCTCGTCGGTGTACTTGAGCTGGTGATGCTCCTCGAAACGCGAACGCAGCCCCTTGAGGATACGCACGGTATCGTCCACCGAGGGCGCCATGACATCGACCTTCTGGAAACGACGCGCCAGCGCCCGATCCTTCTCGAAGATGCCCCGGAACTCCTGGAAGGTGGTGGAACCGATGCAGCGCAGCTCGCCCGAGGAGAGCAGCGGCTTGAGCAGGTTGGAGGCATCCATCACGCCTCCGGAAGCCGCACCGGCACCGATCACCGTATGGATCTCGTCGATGAACAGGATGGAGTTGGGTTGCTTGCGCAGCTCGGCCAGCAGCCCCTTGAGACGCTTCTCGAAGTCGCCCCGATACTTGGTGCCGGCGAGCAGCGCACCCATGTCCAGGGCATAGACCACGGCATCGGCGATCACGTCGGGCACGTCCTCCTCGACGATGCGCTTGGCCAGGCCCTCGGCGATGGCGGTCTTGCCGACACCGGCCTCGCCCACCAGCAGGGGATTGTTCTTGCGCCGGCGCGCCAGGATCTGCACGACCCGCTCGAGCTCGTGATCGCGACCGATCAGAGGATCGATCTTGCCGATGCGCGCCTGCTCGTTGAGGTTAGTGGCATAGCCGGTCAACGGGTTGCCGCTCGTCTCGCTGCCCGCCTCCTCGGCTTCCTCGGCATCCGGCGACGGCGAGGAAGAAGCGTTCTCGTCGTGACCGGAGACCTTGGAAATGCCATGGGCGATGTAGTTGACGGCATCCACCCGGGCCACATTCTGCTGCTTGAGGAAATAGACCGCCTGGCTTTCCTGCTCGGAGAAGATCGCTACCAGCACATTGGCGCCGGTGACCTCGCTCTTGCCGGAGGACTGCACATGGAAGACGGCACGCTGCAGCACGCGCTGGAAACCAAGCGTCGGCTGCGTCTCGCGATCCCCCTGGTCCTCGGGAATCAGCGGCGTAGTGGAATTGATGAAATCCTGCAGGTCGGACCGCAACTTGTCGATATTGGCCCCGCAGGCCTTGAGCACATCCGCCGCGGAGGCGTTATCCAGCAGAGCCAGCAGCAGGTGCTCCACGGTCATGAACTCGTGACGCTTGGAGCGCGCTACGGTAAAGGCCGTGTTGAGGGTCAGTTCAAGTTCTTTGCTCAGCATGGCAGTCCCCTTCTCGCCGCTTAGGGCTTGCGTCGGATCTTTCTCGGTCCGGCATCATCAACATCGGGTACAAACGGCAACGTTGCAAGTGACATCTCCAACGTTGTTTCGCCACCTTCCCCTTGGACCATGCCGATGCTCAATCGTCCGTCGCTTCGATATCGCACAGCAACGGATGCTGGCACTCTCGTGCATATTGATTGACTTGGTGGCTTTTGGTTTCCGCGATATCCCGGGTAAAGATGCCACAAGTGGCCTTGCCCTGGGTATGGACCGCCAGCATTATCTGCACGGCCGTTTCGCTATCCATGTGGAAAAAGGTCTGCAGCACCTCTACAACGAACTCCATTGGGGTGAAGTCGTCATTATGCAAGACCACCTTGTACATCGGTGGATGCGCCAGCTCCGGCTCGGACGACTGCACGGCCACATCACCGTCGCCCTCCTCGTCGGGCTCCGGGGGGCGTGTCATCCCGGCCCGGTACGGAGCGAGGCGGTCCGCCATCACTTTCTCCTCTTTTCTGAACATAAGCACCACTTCGCTTCTCGACAAGCCACCGTCGACGCCTTTCGACGAATATTGGACGTCGACGATGCACGCAGGTTCACCATGGTTTCATCCTGCTACCGCCTCGTGCGCCCCTCAATGCAACGACCCCGTCCTTGAACCAAGACGGGGCCGGAACACGTCAGTTCACGCTGATCAGGGAAGCGCTCAGGGAAATGCTGAACAAATAGCCGAGCGTAGTAAAGCGCAAGGCGCCCGGAGCACAGAAAGCGAGACATAACATGTCGTTAGGCGAGCTTTCGCGCACCGCGCAACACAGCAATTTGCACGCGCAGGCATTTCAGCAGCGTTTCCTTAGCGCTTGGCCACCAACTCCAGGGCAGCATTGAGGGTCCGGCTGGGACGCATGACGGCATCCGCCAGCTCACCGTCGACATGATAGTAGCCGCCGATATCCACCGACTGCCCCTGCACGCCGTTGAGCTCTTCGACGATGACCGCTTCCTTGGCTCGCAGTTCCGCGGCGAGCTTGCCGAACAGCGCCTTGAGCTCGGCGTCCTCGTCCTGGGCGGCCAGCGCCTCGGCCCAGTACATGGCCAGATAGAAGTGGCTGCCGCGGTTGTCCAGCTCACCCACCTTGCGCGAAGGCGACTTGTTGCTGTCGAGGAACTCGCCGTTGGCTTCGTCCAGCGCCTTGGCCATCACCCTGGCACGCGCGTTGTCGAAGGTCTTGCCCAGATGCTCCAGGGAAGCGGCCAGCGCCAGGAACTCGCCCAGGGAATCCCAGCGCAGGTGATTCTCCTCGAGGAGCTGCTGGACGTGCTTGGGCGCGCTGCCGCCGGCACCGGTCTCGAACAGGCCGCCACCGTTCATCAGCGGCACGATGGAGAGCATCTTGGCACTGGTGCCCAGCTCCATGATCGGGAACAGGTCGGTCAGGTAGTCACGCAGCACGTTGCCGGTCACCGAGATGGTGTCCTCGCCCTTGCGGATGCGCTCGAGAGAGAACTGCATCGCCTCCATGGGCGCCATGATGCGAATGTCCAGACCGCTGGTATCGTGCTCCTGGAGATAGGTCTCGACCTTCTCGATCAATTGAGCGTCGTGGGCGCGCTGGGCATCGAGCCAGAACACCGCCGGCGTGTCGCTCTCGCGGGCACGGCTCACGGCCAGCTTGACCCAATCCTTGATCGGGGCGTCCTTGGTCTGGCACATGCGCCAGATGTCGCTCTGCTCGACCTCATGCTCGAACAGCACCTCCCCGGCCGCATCGGTGACACGCACGGTACCGTCGGCAGGAATCTGGAAGGTCTTGTCGTGGGAGCCGTACTCCTCGGCCTTCTGGGCCATCAGACCGACGTTGGACACGCTGCCCATGGTGGTCGGATCGAAGGCGCCGTGCTGCTTGCAGTCGTCGATGACGGCCTGGTAGATACCCGCATAGCAACGGTCGGGAATCACCGCCTTGGCATCATGCAGCGCGTCATCGGCGCCCCACATCTTGCCGGAATCCCGGATCATCGCCGGCATGGAAGCATCGATGATCACGTCGCTGGGCACATGCAGGTTGGTGATGCCCTTGTAGGAATCGACCATGGCCAGACGCGGCCGCTGTTCATAGAGCGCCTCGATGTCACCCTCGATCTCGGCCCGCTTGGCCTCGGGCAGCTTGGCGATCGTGGCGTAGAGGTCGCCGATGCCGTTGTTGGGATCGAAGCCGACTTCCTCCAGGGCCTCGGCATGCTTTTCCAGCACGTCACGATAGAACTCGCTGACCACCATGCCGAACATGATCGGGTCGGAGACCTTCATCATGGTCGCCTTGAGATGCAGGGAGAACAACACGTCCTGCTGCTTGGCATCGTCGATCTGCTCGGCGACGAAGGCACTCAGCGCCTTGCGGCTCATCACCGCGCCGTCGACGACCTCGCCCGCCAGGACCGGTGTACGCTCCTTGAGCAGGGTGACGCTGCCGTCCTGTCCGATCAGCTCGATCTTCACCTCGCCGTCGGCGGCGATCCGGGCGGATTTCTCGCTGCCGTAGAAGTCGCCCTCGCTCATGTGAGCGACGTGGGAGCGCGAGTCGGCCTGCCACTCGCCCATGCGGTGCGGATACTTGCGGGCATAGTTCTTGACCGAGCCCGGCGCGCGACGGTCGCTGTTGCCTTCACGCAGCACCGGGTTGACCGCGCTGCCCTTGACGCGATCGTAGCGTGCCTTGATGTCACGCTCGGCATCGTCGCTCGGCTCGTCGGGATAATCCGGCAGCGGGTACCCCTGGCCCTGCAGCTCCTTGATGGCCGCCTTGAGCTGCGGCATGGAGGCGCTGATGTTGGGCAGCTTGATGATGTTGGCTTCCGGCGTCTTGGCCAGCTCGCCCAGTTCGGCCAGGTGATCGCCGAGTTGCTGCGCGTCGGAGAGGCGATCGGGGAATTGCGAGATGATACGCCCGGCCAGGGAGATATCACGAGTCTCGACGGTGATGCCGGCCGAGTCGGTGTAAGCGTCGATGATCGGCAGCAGGGAACGGGTCGCCAGGGCCGGCGCTTCGTCGGTAAGCGTATAGATAATCTTCGGCGTTTTTGACATGTTGGCGTAGATCTCTCTGAACACTGCGGTGCATGAAACGGGATCGGTAGCGCTCGCTCGCGATGTCTGGAAGACAGGGACCATGGGTGAGAACAGCCCGGCACAACAGTCGCAACGAGGCATCGGCCATCCCTCGGGGCTGATCACGCCAGATCCAGAAAAGAAACGAAGGCGCTCCGGCAAGCGAGGCGCAGTATATCAGCCCGCCGTCGCCAACGCATGAACCCGGATCGGAGACGATCCCTGCCATCCCGACACAGTGATCGGTAAGATAGCCTCATGAGCCGCTTATATCT contains these protein-coding regions:
- the clpS gene encoding ATP-dependent Clp protease adapter ClpS: MADRLAPYRAGMTRPPEPDEEGDGDVAVQSSEPELAHPPMYKVVLHNDDFTPMEFVVEVLQTFFHMDSETAVQIMLAVHTQGKATCGIFTRDIAETKSHQVNQYARECQHPLLCDIEATDD
- the lolA gene encoding outer membrane lipoprotein chaperone LolA → MTVKKSLAAACTLLALTPLTAMADEAAERLTHLLEPVKTYVADFDQEILDSSGQRLQEASGRMWLARPGRFRWEVDAPYEQIVVSNGDEVTLYDPDLQQATIQALDERVTHTPALLLSGSTDELTESYEVTRSQQGTAETFTLTPHDADTLFESLKMTFYGETLGRLQMTDSTGQRTAIGFDDAQQNVEVADSRFQLDLPEGTDVIRESP
- the clpA gene encoding ATP-dependent Clp protease ATP-binding subunit ClpA → MLSKELELTLNTAFTVARSKRHEFMTVEHLLLALLDNASAADVLKACGANIDKLRSDLQDFINSTTPLIPEDQGDRETQPTLGFQRVLQRAVFHVQSSGKSEVTGANVLVAIFSEQESQAVYFLKQQNVARVDAVNYIAHGISKVSGHDENASSSPSPDAEEAEEAGSETSGNPLTGYATNLNEQARIGKIDPLIGRDHELERVVQILARRRKNNPLLVGEAGVGKTAIAEGLAKRIVEEDVPDVIADAVVYALDMGALLAGTKYRGDFEKRLKGLLAELRKQPNSILFIDEIHTVIGAGAASGGVMDASNLLKPLLSSGELRCIGSTTFQEFRGIFEKDRALARRFQKVDVMAPSVDDTVRILKGLRSRFEEHHQLKYTDEALETAARLADRYINDRFLPDKAIDVIDEAGAHQRLLPPEVRVDCIDVDQVEAVVASIARIPPKSVSSSDRKLLENLDRDLKMLVFGQDEAIDSLSAAIKLSRAGLKSPDKPVGSFLFAGPTGVGKTEVARQLAHIMGIDLVRFDMSEYMERHTVSRLIGAPPGYVGYDQGGLLTEAITKQPHCVLLLDEIEKAHPEVFNLLLQVMDHGKLTDNNGREADFRHVILIMTSNAGVELTTRRSIGFQVQDHSTDAMEEIRKTFTPEFRNRLDGIIQFHSLPTEVVRNVVDKFLVELQAQLDEKRVQLEVDEAARDWLAVRGYDPDMGARPMARLIQDKLKKPLAEQILFGELAEHGGVVHVSVEDDELHLASESELADAP
- a CDS encoding NADP-dependent isocitrate dehydrogenase, with amino-acid sequence MSKTPKIIYTLTDEAPALATRSLLPIIDAYTDSAGITVETRDISLAGRIISQFPDRLSDAQQLGDHLAELGELAKTPEANIIKLPNISASMPQLKAAIKELQGQGYPLPDYPDEPSDDAERDIKARYDRVKGSAVNPVLREGNSDRRAPGSVKNYARKYPHRMGEWQADSRSHVAHMSEGDFYGSEKSARIAADGEVKIELIGQDGSVTLLKERTPVLAGEVVDGAVMSRKALSAFVAEQIDDAKQQDVLFSLHLKATMMKVSDPIMFGMVVSEFYRDVLEKHAEALEEVGFDPNNGIGDLYATIAKLPEAKRAEIEGDIEALYEQRPRLAMVDSYKGITNLHVPSDVIIDASMPAMIRDSGKMWGADDALHDAKAVIPDRCYAGIYQAVIDDCKQHGAFDPTTMGSVSNVGLMAQKAEEYGSHDKTFQIPADGTVRVTDAAGEVLFEHEVEQSDIWRMCQTKDAPIKDWVKLAVSRARESDTPAVFWLDAQRAHDAQLIEKVETYLQEHDTSGLDIRIMAPMEAMQFSLERIRKGEDTISVTGNVLRDYLTDLFPIMELGTSAKMLSIVPLMNGGGLFETGAGGSAPKHVQQLLEENHLRWDSLGEFLALAASLEHLGKTFDNARARVMAKALDEANGEFLDSNKSPSRKVGELDNRGSHFYLAMYWAEALAAQDEDAELKALFGKLAAELRAKEAVIVEELNGVQGQSVDIGGYYHVDGELADAVMRPSRTLNAALELVAKR
- the infA gene encoding translation initiation factor IF-1, translated to MAREDHIEMEGVVVDTLPNTMFRVELENGHVVTAHISGKMRKNYIRILTGDKVKVELTPYDLSKGRIVYRSR
- a CDS encoding arginyltransferase; translation: MSSNTPRQPIRDLRFFLTVPHSCSYLEGREATTLFLDPQQSPGVGVYDALTLLGFRRSGHHLYRPHCEGCSACVSVRIPVDDFTPSRTQRKLMRRNADVSEHVRPAVFDAEHYALYAHYIRTRHSDGDMYPPSEDQYRTFLTLDQDYAKLLELRLGDRLLAVSAFDQLEHGLSAIYTFFDPASQFERRSLGTYAVLSLVERARYLGLPHVYLGYWIQQCRKMAYKQSFRPLERLDGRHWRRLILD
- a CDS encoding DNA translocase FtsK, whose translation is MTANKKSASHGRAANAKERARRFGLRLQGSAREGVVILLLAACVFLLLALFSFNAGDPGWSRSGPETEVANWMGAIGAWLADVLYSLFGASALWWPAMLGFAAWWLIRSRQVDFEWDATLLAVRCGGLVLLLLGTTTLGALHFYRPDSPLPYAAGGILGEGLVGALLPMLGSGGTSLLALASMLCGVPLFTGLSWLTIMDELGQRAVLVWRWAASRFALNQGESDAEEASSEPSRSRSRRASSSDNDEVTAKEAETETESGPLRGAWWRRLVPGFDSGESPVLEGAGRRDPGFGDDGKTEIPWEVPDRTPSAKRPEAAYTAQASQGPKEPTISLSPREASTPTQAERAPSESPAPRASAFVAPSSAEQPPAESSPSAPSSAELSISAREDDSSASESADAPARTADAPASEAPSPRESQTPRREPETVPEPILPDDDQIPSSLRRAPDASSPERESAHDDTASRPVETPREPAPSKPAAPTEPAGEGDKAAAEAPGAGEATASPSPSPSMPEQARSPMTADVDGEAEENEAPRTATADQAREAADATGPALWTVEHLQNQRPSFEEFSEPDGELPSLRLLTPPEPHQPNYTDEQLAEMAELLETRLREYGVKAEVVDTWPGPVITRFEIKPAAGVKVSKISNLAKDLARSLMVKSVRVVEVIPGRPTVGIEIPNPHRAMIRLREVIDSDRYQHEASALTVALGQDIGGAAVVANLGKMPHLLVAGTTGSGKSVGVNAMLISMLLKAQPDEVRMIMVDPKMLELSVYDGIPHLLAPVVTDMKEAANALRWCVAEMERRYKLMAAMGVRNIAGFNDKLDEAERAGAQVADPLWEPQPWEMHQAPPVLEKLPYIVVVIDEFADMFMIVGKKVEELIARLAQKARAAGIHLILATQRPSVDVVTGLIKANIPTRMAFQVSSRVDSRTILDQGGAENLLGHGDMLYLPAGAGMPSRVHGAFVDDDEVHRVVEDWKRRGEPEYIDEILSGGVSADALAGLEAEGSGDGDDAEQDALYDEAVQFVTESRRASISAVQRRFKIGYNRAARLVESMESAGVVSTMGTNGAREVLAPPPVGD
- the aat gene encoding leucyl/phenylalanyl-tRNA--protein transferase produces the protein MLPWLPEHPIHFPPVDTALDDPGGLLAAGGNLSPAWLLTAYRHGIFPWYSEGQPVLWWSPDPRMVLLPDEIRVRRSLAKRLRNGGFQVTADTAFDAVVSACAAPRRDQPGTWITDEMRAAYGRLHELGPAHSVEVWHDGSLVGGLYGIALGPVFFGESMFSREADASKIALVALARAMAREGGRLIDCQMHTAHLASLGARDIARAEFIGYLEQWLGDMPEGEHILKANAIAPPTWSFTRLGEVT